One genomic segment of Candidatus Fukatsuia endosymbiont of Tuberolachnus salignus includes these proteins:
- the galU gene encoding UTP--glucose-1-phosphate uridylyltransferase GalU, whose translation MRKRWKAVIPVAGLGTRMLPATKAIPKEMLPIVDKPLIQYIVNECGAAGVKDVVFVTHSSKNAIENHFDTSFELETLLERRVKRQLLKEIKEICPHDVNIMHVRQGQAQGLGHAILCAKPIIGEVPFIVLLPDVLLDDKLADLKRENLFCMIEKFEHTGRSQIMVEPVPAEDVSKYGIASIDGVDLLPGKSAVITNIVEKPAVNKAPSNLAVVGRYVLAADIWSLLEKTPHGIGGEIQLTDAIAMLIKQQSVEAFHMTGKSYDCGDKLGYMKTFVSYGRRHETEGEAFSAWLKQL comes from the coding sequence ATGAGAAAAAGATGGAAAGCGGTTATCCCGGTGGCAGGTCTTGGCACGCGTATGCTACCGGCAACCAAGGCGATCCCAAAAGAAATGTTGCCGATTGTTGATAAACCGTTAATTCAATATATTGTCAATGAATGTGGTGCTGCCGGTGTAAAAGATGTTGTCTTTGTTACCCACTCATCAAAAAATGCCATAGAAAACCATTTTGATACTTCTTTCGAATTAGAAACCCTGTTAGAGAGGCGAGTCAAACGTCAATTATTAAAAGAAATCAAAGAGATCTGTCCGCATGACGTTAACATTATGCACGTACGTCAAGGGCAAGCACAGGGATTAGGGCATGCGATACTCTGTGCTAAGCCAATAATCGGAGAGGTTCCTTTTATTGTTCTGCTGCCAGATGTCTTACTCGATGATAAGCTAGCAGATCTTAAGCGCGAAAATCTGTTTTGTATGATTGAAAAATTTGAACATACGGGTCGCAGTCAAATTATGGTAGAACCGGTGCCAGCAGAGGATGTGTCTAAATACGGCATTGCCAGTATTGATGGTGTGGATTTATTACCAGGGAAGAGCGCAGTCATCACCAATATCGTTGAAAAACCTGCTGTAAATAAAGCACCGTCAAATTTGGCAGTGGTAGGGCGTTATGTTCTTGCGGCAGATATCTGGTCATTACTGGAAAAAACCCCGCATGGAATTGGGGGGGAAATTCAGTTAACCGATGCTATAGCCATGCTGATAAAACAGCAGTCAGTTGAGGCATTTCATATGACCGGTAAATCATACGATTGTGGTGATAAACTGGGTTATATGAAAACCTTTGTCAGCTATGGTAGGCGTCATGAGACCGAGGGTGAGGCATTCTCGGCTTGGTTAAAACAGCTTTAG
- a CDS encoding TerC family protein — protein sequence MEWILDPTIWAGLATLVVLEIVLGIDNLIFIAILAEKLPSHLRDKARVSGLVCALLMRLLLLTGISWIASLTTPLITLYAHQFSARDLIMLIGGIFLLFKATVELNARLEGKDHQQPGQDKSARFWPVIAQIVVLDAIFSLDSVITAIGMVNHLAVMMAAVVISIGVMLLASKPLTSFINAHPTIVILCLSFLLTIGFSLLAEGFGYLIPKGYLYAAIGFSVVIESLNQFAQFNRRRFLSTVRPLRERTAAAVLRMLSGKHEEAELDNHTANLIADNTREGQEVFNQQERRMIERVLGLAQRTVNSVMTSRHDVEYLDLNDPPEKLTQLLTKNLHTRLVVTEDSTTDEPLGVIHVIDLLKQQLEKESLDLRALIHQPLIFPEQASLLMALEQFRQAQTHFAFVVDEFGTIEGVVTLTDLMETIAGNLPVAGEVTDARHDIQQMEDGSWIANGYMPLEDLVLHLPLPIDEKREYHTLAGLLMEYSQRVPQTGEQLQIGNYLFESLEVSSHRINKVKITSLNINQNNIS from the coding sequence ATGGAATGGATCCTGGATCCAACTATTTGGGCAGGCTTGGCAACTCTGGTGGTGCTCGAAATTGTATTAGGTATTGATAACCTAATATTTATTGCTATTTTGGCAGAAAAACTGCCGTCTCATCTACGGGATAAGGCGCGTGTTAGCGGGTTGGTCTGTGCACTCTTGATGCGATTATTGTTACTGACGGGTATCTCATGGATAGCGAGCCTGACGACACCACTGATAACACTTTATGCTCATCAGTTTAGTGCTCGTGATCTGATTATGTTAATCGGTGGGATATTTTTGCTTTTTAAAGCCACTGTCGAACTGAATGCTCGTTTAGAAGGGAAGGATCACCAACAACCTGGTCAAGATAAAAGTGCGCGTTTTTGGCCTGTTATCGCACAAATCGTGGTGCTTGACGCCATTTTTTCATTAGATTCTGTGATCACCGCTATCGGTATGGTCAATCACCTCGCCGTTATGATGGCAGCAGTGGTCATTTCCATCGGTGTGATGCTGCTGGCCAGTAAACCGTTGACCAGTTTTATCAACGCACACCCCACCATTGTTATTCTCTGTCTGAGTTTTTTGTTAACCATTGGTTTCAGCCTACTCGCCGAAGGCTTTGGTTATCTTATTCCGAAAGGCTATCTGTACGCCGCAATAGGTTTTTCCGTCGTGATTGAATCCCTCAATCAATTTGCCCAATTTAATCGCCGTCGCTTTCTTTCTACTGTACGACCACTACGAGAACGTACCGCAGCAGCAGTGTTACGTATGTTAAGTGGCAAACATGAAGAAGCAGAACTGGATAATCATACAGCCAATCTGATTGCCGACAATACCCGTGAAGGTCAGGAAGTGTTCAATCAACAGGAAAGACGGATGATTGAGCGAGTCCTGGGGTTAGCACAGCGTACCGTCAACAGTGTTATGACTTCCCGTCATGATGTGGAGTACCTGGATCTCAATGATCCACCTGAAAAATTGACTCAGCTATTAACAAAAAATCTGCATACTCGCCTGGTAGTGACCGAGGACAGTACGACAGACGAACCATTAGGCGTGATCCATGTCATTGACCTATTGAAACAGCAATTAGAAAAAGAATCCCTGGATCTACGTGCCCTGATCCACCAGCCTTTGATTTTTCCCGAACAAGCTTCACTGTTAATGGCTCTGGAGCAATTTCGTCAAGCTCAAACACATTTTGCTTTTGTCGTCGATGAATTTGGTACCATTGAAGGGGTGGTGACATTAACTGATCTGATGGAGACTATCGCAGGTAATCTACCCGTCGCGGGGGAAGTAACGGATGCACGCCACGATATCCAACAAATGGAAGACGGCAGCTGGATTGCCAATGGCTATATGCCGCTCGAAGATTTAGTATTGCATCTACCACTCCCTATTGATGAAAAACGCGAATATCACACTTTAGCGGGTTTACTGATGGAATATAGTCAACGGGTTCCTCAAACCGGAGAACAATTACAAATCGGTAATTATCTGTTTGAATCACTGGAAGTCAGTAGCCACCGTATCAATAAAGTAAAAATCACTTCGCTTAACATTAATCAAAATAACATATCATAA
- the asmA gene encoding outer membrane assembly protein AsmA, translating to MRRLLTTLVILLAVLVAGMTTLVLLVNPNDFRAYMVKQVARKSGYQLNFDGDLRWHVWPQFSIIAGRMTLTVPGAPTPVVSAENMRLDVKLWPLLFHRLEIEEIMLKRAVISLTPESQPLDIPVAVVNSRSPTNGSSAWALDIRTVKLVDSLLIWQKINDDQINIRSLNLDLVQNKPRQLTVSISSQVNRNQRDLTFSLGADLDLRDYPQQINANVNQFTYRLEGADIPVIGISGEGNTQASYQAASRRLALNQLQVQVNNNLFTGNASATLDDIPDYLIKLTAKDINLDSIEGWQPPQDKRQTTAEYRVITAPVIANQDEDIRQGLQKLRDFNAHLTLNADTLVYRGIKINQLELAAENKRGNLVIQRLLGHALNGNFSILGTANVIGNRMQLAIEPVVNHMELAPILSAFGLPPLLSGAGSMKGELSGDGLNMEAFSRRWQGYVKFGMEKAQFHGINIQQLIQQAVTNSTSEVSGKDDYVTDTSIQKLRADLTLHQGILKVSNLSGDSALLALKGKAMIDLPMQQCDINLNVRVIQDWRGNSDFIRILQNTEIPLRIYGSWQQLKYKLDVESLLRDELRQKAKEAFDGWVERNIIEGNRPLVQP from the coding sequence ATGAGAAGACTACTGACAACGTTGGTTATTTTGTTAGCTGTGCTGGTGGCGGGTATGACTACATTGGTGCTGCTGGTAAATCCTAATGATTTTCGAGCCTACATGGTTAAACAGGTCGCTAGAAAAAGCGGCTATCAGCTTAATTTTGATGGTGATCTGCGTTGGCATGTCTGGCCGCAATTTAGCATTATTGCTGGCAGAATGACATTAACCGTTCCTGGTGCACCCACACCTGTGGTGAGTGCAGAAAATATGCGTTTGGATGTTAAACTATGGCCGTTATTATTTCATCGACTCGAGATCGAAGAAATAATGTTAAAAAGGGCTGTGATCAGTTTAACCCCTGAAAGTCAACCTCTTGATATTCCGGTAGCTGTTGTTAACAGTCGTAGTCCCACTAACGGTAGCAGCGCTTGGGCGTTGGATATTCGTACGGTAAAACTGGTTGATAGTTTGCTTATCTGGCAGAAAATTAACGATGATCAAATCAATATACGCAGCCTTAATCTCGACCTGGTACAAAATAAACCTCGTCAACTAACGGTATCAATTTCCAGCCAGGTGAACCGTAATCAACGAGATTTGACCTTCTCTCTAGGTGCTGATCTCGATTTACGAGATTATCCACAGCAAATTAATGCTAATGTTAATCAGTTTACTTACCGGCTAGAAGGTGCTGATATTCCAGTGATAGGGATCAGTGGAGAAGGAAATACGCAAGCCAGCTACCAGGCTGCTTCTCGACGTTTAGCGTTAAATCAGCTGCAGGTACAGGTTAACAATAACCTGTTCACTGGAAATGCGAGTGCCACGTTAGACGACATTCCTGACTATTTGATAAAATTAACAGCAAAAGACATCAATCTTGATAGCATCGAGGGCTGGCAACCACCACAAGATAAGCGCCAAACAACGGCTGAATATCGGGTGATAACAGCACCGGTTATCGCCAATCAGGATGAAGATATACGGCAGGGTTTACAAAAATTGCGTGATTTTAACGCCCACTTGACCTTGAATGCTGACACTCTGGTTTATCGTGGGATAAAAATAAATCAACTGGAATTGGCGGCGGAAAATAAGCGAGGTAACTTAGTAATACAACGATTATTGGGTCATGCACTCAATGGCAATTTTTCCATATTGGGTACGGCTAACGTCATCGGTAATAGAATGCAACTTGCTATTGAACCTGTAGTCAATCATATGGAGCTCGCACCGATATTGAGTGCATTTGGGCTACCGCCGTTGTTGAGTGGTGCCGGTTCCATGAAGGGGGAATTATCAGGTGATGGCTTGAATATGGAGGCTTTTAGCCGGCGTTGGCAAGGTTATGTAAAATTTGGCATGGAAAAAGCGCAATTTCATGGCATCAATATACAGCAACTTATCCAACAGGCGGTGACCAATAGCACCAGTGAAGTGAGCGGGAAAGATGATTATGTTACTGATACTTCGATACAGAAATTGCGAGCTGATCTCACGTTGCATCAAGGGATATTGAAAGTGAGTAACCTCAGTGGTGATTCAGCATTACTTGCTCTTAAGGGGAAGGCTATGATTGATTTACCGATGCAACAATGTGATATCAACTTAAATGTACGGGTGATACAAGATTGGAGAGGAAACTCAGATTTTATCAGGATATTACAAAATACTGAGATACCTCTGCGTATTTATGGTTCCTGGCAGCAATTAAAATATAAATTGGATGTGGAATCATTATTGCGTGATGAGCTAAGGCAAAAAGCCAAAGAAGCATTCGACGGCTGGGTTGAACGCAATATAATCGAAGGTAATAGACCTCTTGTGCAACCGTAG
- the dcd gene encoding dCTP deaminase gives MRLCDRDIEAWLDNGTLAITPRPPVERINGATVDVSLGNQFRVFCGHTAPFIDLSGPKENISAALELVMSDEIILAEGEAFFLHPGELALAVTLESVTLPDNLVGWLDGRSSLARLGLMVHVTAHRIDPGWQGTIVLEFYNSGKLPLALRPGMLIGALSFEPLSGSAARPYNSRQNAKYRDQQGAVASRIDKD, from the coding sequence ATGAGACTCTGTGATCGTGATATAGAAGCCTGGCTGGACAATGGCACGTTGGCGATTACTCCACGTCCGCCAGTTGAGCGTATTAATGGTGCTACTGTTGATGTCAGTTTGGGCAACCAGTTCCGTGTTTTCTGTGGCCATACCGCTCCTTTTATCGATTTAAGTGGCCCCAAAGAGAACATCAGCGCTGCATTGGAGCTGGTAATGAGTGACGAAATTATTTTAGCGGAAGGAGAAGCTTTCTTTTTGCATCCTGGTGAGCTAGCGCTGGCGGTAACGTTGGAATCGGTAACGCTACCGGATAATTTGGTTGGTTGGCTTGACGGTCGTTCATCTTTAGCACGTTTAGGATTGATGGTTCATGTTACCGCGCACCGTATCGATCCCGGTTGGCAAGGTACTATCGTCTTGGAGTTCTATAATTCAGGTAAGTTGCCGCTGGCACTGCGCCCGGGGATGTTAATTGGCGCGCTAAGTTTTGAGCCGCTTTCTGGTTCTGCCGCTCGTCCCTATAATAGCCGACAAAACGCTAAATACCGCGATCAACAGGGTGCTGTTGCTAGCCGTATCGATAAAGATTGA
- the apbC gene encoding iron-sulfur cluster carrier protein ApbC, protein MSRKSSEQSIPDLLRSQVIEILTRFVHPTLKKDLGKLNAVHHCALLDNTLHIELIMPFVWVSAFAALQKETNKKLLKVIGAKAIDWKLLHDIKRLRPLNKQANIQGVRNILAVSSGKGGVGKSSIAVNLALALAKEGAKVGILDADIYGPSVPNMLGTMGKRPTSPDGKHMEPVMAYGLATNSIGYLANDENAMVWRGPMASKALIQMLQDTLWPDLDYLVVDMPPGTGDIQLTLAQHIPVTGALVVTTPQDIALIDARKGIVMFKKVEVPVLGIIENMSVHICSNCNHSEAIFGSGGAKKLAEQYDCELLGQIPLHIALREDLDCGEPTVIRHPGSDFSDIYCQLASRVAAETYWCCSEEILPDIPFRAL, encoded by the coding sequence ATGAGCCGAAAATCTTCTGAGCAGAGCATTCCTGATCTGTTGCGATCACAGGTTATTGAGATACTCACCCGCTTTGTTCATCCGACGCTGAAAAAAGATCTGGGTAAGCTAAATGCTGTACATCATTGCGCTTTGCTCGATAATACGTTGCATATCGAACTGATCATGCCTTTTGTCTGGGTTTCTGCTTTTGCAGCGTTGCAAAAAGAAACCAATAAGAAACTATTGAAAGTGATCGGTGCTAAGGCCATCGACTGGAAGCTTTTACATGATATTAAGAGATTACGTCCACTTAACAAGCAGGCAAACATACAAGGCGTGCGCAATATTTTAGCGGTCAGCTCCGGTAAAGGTGGCGTTGGCAAATCCAGTATTGCAGTCAATTTGGCGTTAGCGTTGGCAAAAGAGGGTGCTAAGGTGGGCATTTTGGATGCAGATATCTATGGTCCATCAGTGCCTAATATGTTGGGGACTATGGGTAAACGACCGACTTCGCCTGATGGTAAACATATGGAGCCGGTTATGGCATATGGGCTGGCAACCAATTCCATTGGTTATTTAGCGAACGATGAAAATGCGATGGTTTGGCGTGGTCCAATGGCGAGTAAAGCGCTAATACAGATGTTGCAAGATACCTTGTGGCCTGATTTAGATTATCTAGTTGTCGATATGCCGCCCGGCACTGGTGATATTCAACTGACGCTGGCACAGCACATTCCGGTCACTGGCGCATTGGTGGTGACTACGCCGCAGGATATTGCATTGATCGATGCACGGAAGGGTATTGTAATGTTTAAAAAGGTGGAAGTACCTGTATTAGGCATTATCGAAAATATGAGTGTGCATATTTGTAGTAACTGCAATCATTCAGAAGCGATCTTTGGCAGTGGTGGGGCAAAAAAACTGGCAGAACAATATGACTGTGAACTGCTGGGTCAAATACCCCTGCATATTGCTTTACGTGAGGATTTAGATTGTGGCGAACCGACGGTGATCCGTCATCCAGGCAGTGATTTTAGCGATATTTATTGTCAATTAGCTTCTCGAGTGGCGGCTGAAACGTACTGGTGTTGTAGTGAGGAGATACTACCAGATATCCCCTTTCGAGCCTTGTGA
- a CDS encoding lysis protein: MYGRLMILFITVLIGLLFYYHGRYLQQEKYYQGRMAEKDTTITTLNGELTTSRKNLIKLKKLQETVAATDKKYTEELAYAKANIDSLRVALAHGNKRLRLNASCDMSKTTTATGVDDAPRARLTDASQWDYLNLRTNIAIATTQIAGLQSYINNLCLAKSPPKN; encoded by the coding sequence ATGTATGGTCGATTAATGATTTTATTTATCACCGTGTTAATTGGGTTGCTCTTTTATTACCACGGACGGTATCTTCAGCAAGAAAAATACTATCAAGGAAGAATGGCAGAAAAAGACACAACCATTACCACTTTGAATGGAGAACTTACCACTAGCAGAAAAAATCTTATAAAACTGAAAAAGTTGCAGGAAACTGTTGCTGCCACAGATAAAAAATACACTGAGGAGTTAGCCTATGCCAAAGCCAATATCGATAGCCTACGTGTTGCTCTTGCTCATGGCAATAAGCGGTTGCGTCTCAACGCCAGCTGCGATATGTCCAAAACCACCACCGCCACCGGCGTGGATGATGCTCCCCGCGCCCGACTTACTGACGCCTCTCAATGGGATTATCTCAATCTCAGAACCAACATAGCCATAGCGACGACCCAGATTGCCGGATTACAGAGTTATATCAATAACTTATGTTTAGCTAAATCACCCCCAAAAAACTAA
- a CDS encoding lysozyme yields MSILSKKIKEMIVTGASASILLTAFLNECEGDKLHAYQDSSGIWTICQGVTTGVYEGMTLTKAQCAIRNKVEAEKALALVEHYIEVPLTEPQKAGVASFCAYNIGIGRCRQSAFFRKLNSGDRQGACAEMKRWIFDGGRDCRIRSNNCYGQIIRRQQEKELCMVD; encoded by the coding sequence ATGAGCATATTGAGTAAAAAGATTAAGGAGATGATCGTCACCGGAGCCAGCGCATCGATACTTTTGACGGCTTTTTTAAACGAATGTGAAGGTGATAAACTTCATGCTTATCAGGATAGCAGCGGTATTTGGACTATTTGTCAAGGTGTCACTACTGGTGTTTACGAAGGTATGACACTGACTAAAGCTCAATGTGCGATCAGAAACAAAGTAGAGGCAGAAAAAGCGCTAGCACTTGTCGAACACTATATTGAAGTGCCGTTGACTGAGCCACAGAAAGCCGGTGTGGCTTCTTTTTGTGCCTATAACATTGGGATTGGTCGCTGTCGCCAGTCCGCTTTTTTTCGCAAGTTAAATAGCGGTGATCGTCAGGGTGCTTGTGCTGAAATGAAACGCTGGATATTCGATGGCGGCAGAGATTGTCGTATCCGATCGAACAATTGCTACGGACAAATTATACGTCGTCAACAGGAGAAAGAATTATGTATGGTCGATTAA
- the gpsA gene encoding NAD(P)H-dependent glycerol-3-phosphate dehydrogenase, giving the protein MNTNDISMTVIGAGSYGTALAIALARNGHKVVLWGRNTPHIQELQRVRYNQTLLPDVSFPKNLLLESNLAQALAGSRNVLVVVPSHCFKNVLKQLQPHLHADARIVWASKGLETERGCLLQQVAQEVVGKSVPLAIISGPTFAKELAAGLPTAITLASKDDGFRQDLERLFHCGKSLLVYSSTDVIGVQLGGVVKNVIAIGAGISDGLGFGANARAALITRGLTEMSHLGIALGADAATFMGMAGLGDLVLTCTDNQSRNRRFGIEIGQGCSVQQAQTKIGQLVEGYRNTQEVSVLAKRYAVRMPITEQIYQVLYCDKKASEAASTLLEGC; this is encoded by the coding sequence ATGAATACGAATGATATTTCAATGACGGTTATTGGTGCCGGATCTTACGGCACCGCGTTAGCGATAGCTTTGGCACGTAATGGTCACAAGGTGGTGCTATGGGGACGTAACACCCCCCATATTCAGGAACTACAACGCGTTCGCTATAATCAGACTCTGTTGCCTGATGTTTCCTTTCCCAAAAATTTGCTACTAGAAAGTAATTTGGCTCAGGCGCTTGCTGGCAGTCGTAATGTATTGGTTGTGGTTCCCAGTCACTGTTTTAAAAATGTGCTAAAGCAATTACAACCCCATTTACATGCTGATGCGCGTATTGTATGGGCGAGTAAAGGATTAGAAACTGAAAGGGGGTGTTTATTGCAGCAAGTGGCGCAGGAGGTTGTCGGTAAGTCTGTGCCTTTGGCGATTATTTCCGGCCCTACTTTTGCGAAAGAGCTGGCTGCTGGGCTACCGACGGCGATTACACTGGCTTCTAAAGATGACGGCTTTCGTCAGGATTTGGAGCGGTTATTCCATTGTGGGAAGAGCCTCCTTGTATACAGCAGTACTGATGTCATTGGAGTACAGCTTGGTGGCGTGGTAAAAAACGTGATAGCTATCGGGGCGGGTATATCTGATGGTCTTGGTTTTGGAGCCAATGCGCGTGCTGCCCTGATCACTAGAGGTCTAACTGAAATGAGCCATTTAGGTATTGCTTTGGGGGCTGATGCGGCTACATTTATGGGTATGGCTGGGCTAGGCGATTTAGTGCTAACTTGCACGGATAATCAATCCCGTAACCGTCGTTTTGGCATTGAGATCGGTCAAGGTTGTAGTGTACAGCAAGCACAGACAAAAATTGGTCAGTTGGTTGAAGGATATCGTAATACTCAGGAAGTATCGGTTTTGGCAAAACGTTATGCTGTCAGGATGCCAATTACTGAACAAATTTATCAAGTATTATATTGTGATAAAAAAGCGAGTGAGGCTGCGTCTACCTTGTTAGAGGGTTGTTAA
- a CDS encoding protein-export chaperone SecB has product MSAQGKTDMVFHIQRIYTKDISFEVLHAPQIFQQEWLPTVSIDLDTHYEKLSSSEQVSSSENELFEVMLRITVKATLDEAAKKVDNNTGKQDKNQEEKEEDGKTAFVCEVEQAGIFSIGGTNSDSLELCLRAYCPNILFPYVRECITSLVARGTFPPLYLAPVNFDALYMDFLAQKAESKKAKGQNSESHQDA; this is encoded by the coding sequence ATGTCAGCACAAGGCAAGACAGATATGGTGTTCCATATCCAACGGATTTACACCAAGGATATTTCTTTCGAAGTCCTCCATGCGCCGCAGATTTTTCAGCAAGAGTGGTTGCCGACAGTGAGTATTGATCTTGATACGCATTACGAAAAATTATCGTCATCAGAGCAAGTATCATCATCAGAGAATGAGTTGTTTGAAGTGATGTTGCGTATCACAGTGAAAGCAACTCTGGATGAAGCGGCGAAAAAAGTAGACAACAACACAGGCAAGCAAGACAAAAATCAAGAAGAGAAAGAAGAAGATGGAAAAACCGCTTTTGTCTGTGAAGTTGAGCAAGCAGGTATTTTTTCCATCGGAGGGACTAACAGTGATTCACTGGAGCTTTGTTTGCGTGCTTATTGCCCGAATATACTGTTTCCTTATGTGCGTGAATGTATCACGAGTCTGGTTGCTCGCGGGACCTTTCCTCCACTGTATTTGGCGCCGGTTAACTTTGATGCCTTGTATATGGATTTCCTGGCACAGAAAGCGGAAAGCAAAAAAGCTAAAGGCCAAAATTCTGAATCCCATCAGGATGCTTGA
- a CDS encoding rhodanese-like domain-containing protein: MLQEMTQFIGQHPILSLAWVALLGAVIIIMLKSCFSNVKETTRSEIIRLLNKENATVVDIRSREDYRKGHIANSINISPSDIKNGNLAELKKRKARPVVVVCATGTTAGSVAGDLNKAGFERVFILKEGISGWNRENLPLVWLKSKK; encoded by the coding sequence ATGTTACAAGAAATGACGCAATTTATTGGTCAACATCCTATTTTAAGTCTGGCTTGGGTAGCGCTGCTGGGTGCTGTAATTATCATCATGCTTAAAAGTTGTTTTTCTAATGTTAAAGAGACGACCCGTAGTGAGATAATACGATTGCTTAATAAAGAAAATGCTACTGTGGTTGATATCCGTAGCCGTGAAGATTACCGTAAAGGTCATATTGCTAATTCGATCAATATAAGTCCAAGCGATATAAAAAATGGCAATTTGGCTGAGTTAAAAAAGCGTAAGGCGCGGCCTGTTGTTGTGGTTTGTGCCACGGGTACGACGGCTGGCAGTGTGGCTGGTGATCTAAATAAGGCGGGTTTTGAACGTGTTTTTATCCTAAAAGAGGGGATATCGGGTTGGAATCGAGAAAATTTGCCTCTGGTATGGCTCAAATCAAAAAAATAG
- the envC gene encoding murein hydrolase activator EnvC: protein MEHASAKGNKVLTKQQANRFTLCLSLMFCASIFYLSLLPITGHTADKTMPNKTIDSKNQLKTLQQGIEEKEKSVKQQEQQRNTLLGRLKQQENSIALVSRTLRETQSTLKQLDKNIADITISIDDLKNQQATQQHLLAKQLNTAFKQGKNSGLRIILNGEKSQRNERILAYFNYINQARETSISKLQQISTSLKEQKSSLLQKQNQQSVLLNKQKNQQQKLEYTRTARKQTLTSLEASLKKDQQSLAELKLNEKRLRNKIVKAERRAKARAKREEQEAARVRAQIKTKKQQAEKSGSKYTPSESERSLMARTGGLGQPNGQAIWPVHGHLSHRFGEALQGELRWKGMVIAAAEGSEVKAIADGRVLLADWLQGYGLVVVVEHGKGDMSLYGYNQSALVNIGEQVKAGQPVALVGNSGGQGTPSLYFEIRRQGQAVNPLPWLGR, encoded by the coding sequence ATGGAGCATGCAAGCGCCAAGGGAAATAAAGTACTTACTAAACAACAAGCTAACCGTTTTACACTATGTCTTTCCCTTATGTTCTGTGCTAGCATTTTTTACCTTAGCCTATTGCCAATAACTGGTCATACCGCTGATAAAACAATGCCTAATAAAACTATCGACAGTAAAAACCAACTGAAGACACTTCAACAAGGTATTGAAGAAAAAGAAAAAAGTGTTAAACAGCAAGAACAGCAGCGCAATACATTATTGGGGCGACTGAAACAACAAGAAAACAGCATCGCGCTAGTTAGCCGTACACTGCGTGAAACACAATCCACACTCAAACAACTCGATAAAAATATTGCTGATATCACGATATCCATCGATGACCTCAAAAATCAGCAAGCCACACAACAACATCTTCTTGCCAAACAGCTTAATACCGCCTTTAAGCAAGGGAAAAACAGTGGGTTACGGATAATATTAAACGGTGAAAAAAGTCAACGCAATGAACGCATTCTCGCCTATTTTAACTATATTAATCAAGCGCGAGAAACCTCAATTAGCAAACTACAACAAATTAGCACGAGTCTGAAAGAACAAAAAAGTAGTTTGCTACAAAAACAGAATCAACAAAGCGTCCTCTTAAATAAACAAAAGAACCAACAGCAAAAATTGGAGTACACCCGTACAGCACGTAAACAAACCCTAACGTCGTTGGAAGCCTCACTAAAAAAAGATCAACAAAGTTTGGCTGAGTTAAAATTAAATGAAAAGCGGTTACGCAATAAAATAGTCAAAGCTGAACGTAGAGCCAAGGCACGCGCTAAACGGGAAGAGCAAGAAGCTGCTCGAGTGCGAGCGCAAATAAAAACCAAAAAACAGCAGGCAGAGAAAAGCGGCAGCAAATATACACCCAGCGAAAGCGAGCGCTCGCTTATGGCAAGGACCGGTGGCCTTGGTCAACCCAATGGGCAAGCTATCTGGCCTGTGCATGGTCATTTATCCCACCGTTTTGGTGAAGCCTTGCAAGGAGAATTACGCTGGAAAGGTATGGTTATTGCCGCCGCCGAAGGCAGTGAAGTCAAAGCGATTGCTGATGGACGCGTCTTACTGGCAGATTGGCTGCAAGGCTACGGGCTGGTCGTGGTGGTTGAACACGGTAAAGGTGATATGAGTCTGTACGGTTATAATCAGAGTGCACTGGTCAATATTGGAGAACAGGTTAAAGCAGGGCAACCTGTCGCCTTGGTTGGCAACAGTGGTGGTCAGGGAACACCTTCGCTTTATTTCGAAATACGCCGCCAGGGACAAGCGGTTAATCCTCTACCCTGGTTAGGGCGATAA